From one Phycodurus eques isolate BA_2022a chromosome 6, UOR_Pequ_1.1, whole genome shotgun sequence genomic stretch:
- the LOC133403965 gene encoding protein-glutamine gamma-glutamyltransferase 2-like, translating into MSNCKVNIVNVEPRCRENNSAHRTWEISRDRLIVRRGQSFSISVQCSKSVRGCMVAVDLHVGKREEAVISVKRESCSGNDWWFTQRSACDELLLTLHSPADAIIGPYRLTVTLLSASDGRVLDTEGTTKFHMLYNPWCKDDVVYLPNENFIQEYVMNENGIIFMGTWNAITGRRWNFGQFEDNVMDICFEILDYSNEAVRDSKKDLSQRADPIYVSRIVTAMMNCNLDRGLLEGCWEEPYTGGVAPYRWVGSVGILEKWSNSCAKPVKYGQCWVFAAVAVTVLRCLGIPTRPITNFESAHDTDGNLSLDYLVDENLEIIKKGRSDSSWNFHCWVESWMKRNDLSQGNDGWQVLDPTPQELSNGDFRCGPCPVRAIKEGNLNVKYDAPFIFAEVNADVIYWMVQKNGQRQKIRVNQASIGRNISTKSVFGNRREDVTLEYKYPEGSKKEREVYEKAQRTARDPSPERQEPAQVVVNVKTEKVVFGSDVEIVVELNNQGQKNADICLTMAATAETYNCSHLGMLHKETKQISVQANKVHKEVVRVPYKDYVKYITGQQNIKLTALLQTQGVSKPIMAVGKITPTMPQVLVELSGKVSRRQQTTCSISFTNPLQVPLKGGVFTLEGAGLLASTKVNVNGDIAPGQKACAKVSFQPVRTGVRKLLVDFFSDGLKDVKGDATVIVKRF; encoded by the exons ATGTCAAACTGCAAGG TTAACATTGTGAACGTGGAGCCGAGATGCCGTGAAAACAACTCGGCTCACCGCACCTGGGAGATCAGTCGAGACCGCTTGATTGTGCGTAGGGGGCAGTCCTTCAGCATCTCAGTGCAGTGCTCGAAGAGTGTGCGCGGATGCATGGTGGCTGTGGATCTCCATGTTG GCAAGCGAGAGGAGGCGGTGATCAGTGTTAAGAGGGAGAGTTGCTCCGGCAACGATTGGTGGTTTACACAGCGTTCCGCCTGTGATGAACTGCTGCTGACTCTGCACAGCCCAGCGGATGCCATCATCGGCCCTTACCGTCTGACTGTGACATTGTTGTCCGCGAGTGATGGCCGCGTCCTGGACACCGAGGGGACGACCAAGTTCCACATGCTCTATAACCCGTGGTGCAAAG atgatgtggtgTATCTACCTAATGAGAACTTCATTCAGGAGTATGTCATGAATGAGAATGGGATCATTTTCATGGGCACCTGGAACGCCATCACTGGCAGACGTTGGAACTTTGGACAG TTTGAGGACAATGTGATggacatttgttttgaaatcctgGACTACTCCAATGAAGCCGTGAGAGACTCGAAGAAAGACCTGTCCCAAAGAGCCGACCCCATCTACGTCAGCAGGATCGTCACTGCCATG ATGAACTGCAATCTCGACAGGGGCTTGCTGGAAGGCTGCTGGGAGGAGCCGTACACTGGTGGAGTCGCACCTTACAGATGGGTGGGCAGCGTTGGCATCCTCGAAAAGTGGAGCAACAGCTGTGCCAAGCCGGTCAAATACGGCCAGTGCTGGGTCTTTGCTGCCGTTGCCGTCACAG TACTGCGCTGCCTGGGCATACCAACACGCCCCATTACCAATTTTGAGTCTGCCCATGACACTGATGGAAACCTTTCTCTGGACTACCTGGTCGATGAAAACCTGGAGATTATTAAAAAAGGACGTTCAGATAGCAGCTG GAACTTCCACTGTTGGGTTGAGTCCTGGATGAAGAGAAATGATCTTTCACAGGGAAATGATGGCTGGCAGGTTTTGGACCCAACTCCTCAAGAATTGAGCAATG GTGACTTCCGCTGTGGTCCGTGTCCTGTTAGGGCCATCAAGGAGGGTAATCTCAACGTCAAGTATGATGCTCCATTTATATTTGCTGAGGTGAACGCCGATGTCATCTACTGGATGGTCCAGAAAAACGGCCAACGTCAGAAG ATCCGAGTAAATCAGGCCAGCATTGGCAGGAACATCAGCACCAAAAGTGTTTTTGGTAATCGCAGAGAAGATGTCACTCTTGAGTACAAGTATCCTGAAG GCTccaagaaagagagagaggtgtATGAGAAGGCGCAACGTACAGCCAGAGACCCGTCCCCCGAGAGGCAGGAGCCAGCGCAAGTGGTGGTGAACGtcaaaactgaaaaagttgTATTCGGATCAGATGTTGAAATTGTTGTTGAG ttGAACAACCAAGGACAAAAAAACGCTGACATTTGTCTGACCATGGCGGCCACAGCAGAGACATACAACTGTTCACACCTTGGGATGCTTCATAAGGAAACCAAGCAGATTTCTGTGCAGGCCAACAAAG TTCACAAGGAGGTGGTGCGAGTGCCCTACAAGGACTATGTCAAGTACATCACTGGACAGCAGAACATCAAGCTGACAGCGTTGCTGCAGACCCAGGGAGTGAGCAAACCCATCATGGCCGTGGGCAAAATCACACCCACCATGCCTCAAGTCCTTGTTGAG CTTTCTGGAAAGGTTTCTCGAAGACAACAGACAACATGCTCCATCTCCTTCACCAACCCTCTCCAAGTGCCTCTGAAGGGGGGCGTTTTCACTCTGGAGGGGGCCGGCCTCTTGGCTTCCACTAAGGTCAACGTGAA CGGCGACATCGCGCCGGGCCAGAAGGCGTGTGCCAAAGTCTCCTTTCAACCTGTGCGCACCGGCGTCAGGAAACTCCTGGTTGACTTCTTCTCTGACGGGCTCAAAGACGTGAAGGGAGATGCGACAGTAATTGTAAAGAGGTTCTAG